The Lycium ferocissimum isolate CSIRO_LF1 chromosome 1, AGI_CSIRO_Lferr_CH_V1, whole genome shotgun sequence genome includes a region encoding these proteins:
- the LOC132067402 gene encoding uncharacterized protein LOC132067402: MDFAVGLPNTFKKHDSVLVIVDRLAISPHFIPVRVTHTADQLANIYLREIVRLHGVPISMISDQGAQFITEFWKSFQKSLGSQVELSTAFHPQTDGQCRSLVGWFEPGETQLLGPDLIQQALEKVALVRERLRTAQSRQKSYADKKVRDVEFMKGGKVFLKVSPMKGVMRFGRKGKLSPRYIGPYEISVRIGLVAYRFSLPPRLSVVHHVFHVSMLRRYVGDDSHKIQPEGVELDENLTYEEGPISILDSCELRALCMLPLAACMLFDDIGALCP; the protein is encoded by the exons ATGGATTTTGCAGTTGGGTTGCCGAAtactttcaagaaacatgacTCAGTCttggtaattgtggatagactcgcAATATCCCCTCATTTTATACCGGTTCGGGTTACTCATACCGCAGATCAGTTAGCGAATATTTACCTTCGTGAGATAGTTCGACTTCATGGTGTGCCTATTTCTATGATATCTGATCAAGGTGCACAATTTATTACTgagttttggaagtcttttcagaAGTCGTTGGGTTCACAGGTCGAGTTGagtacagcttttcatccacaaactgatggaca GTGTCGTTCACTAGTTGGATGGTTCGAACCGGGCGAAACACAACTACTAGGTCCAGATTTGATTCAGCAAGCCTTGGAAAAAGTTGCATTGGTACGAGAACGGCTTCGGACAGCACAAAGCAGacaaaagtcctatgcagataagAAAGTACGTGATGTGGAGTTCATGAAGGGTGGAAAGGTCTTTCTAAAAGTATCCCCTATGAAAGGAGTTATGAGATTCGGTCGGAAAGGTAAGTTGAGTCCTAGGTACATTGGTCCTTATGAGATTTCGGTTCGAATTGGGTTGGTGGCATATAGATTTTCTTTACCTCCGAGATTGTCTGTTGTTCATCATGTATTTCACGTGTCTATGCTAAGACGATACGTTGGTGATGATAGCCATAAGATTCAGCCAGAGGGTGTGGAGCtcgatgagaatttgacttatgaggagggtCCAATATCTATTCTTGATAG CTGTGAGCTTAGGGCActgtgtatgcttcccttagcaGCGTGTATGCTTTttgatgatattggggcattgt GTCCTTAG